A stretch of DNA from Flavobacteriaceae bacterium MAR_2009_75:
CTTTAACAGGTTAGACGATATTTCTCGGTTGGTGATAAAATATGGTCGGTTGATTATGGGTATGCCCAATTATTTGAGTATTCATGCCGGCGGCATTTTAATCAGCGAAAACCCAATACATTGGTTCGCTGCTACCCATTTGCCCCCCAAAGGTTTTCCGACTACTCAGTTTGATATGGTCATTGCAGAAGATGTGGGGCTTTTCAAATTCGATATTCTTGGTCAACGCGGACTCGCCAAAATACGGCAGACACTGGATATTATCAGCTATAACCAGCCCCATAAAATCAACACTTTTGACATTCATAATATCAGTAAGTTTAAGACTGATCGGTCGGTAAACGCGTTGATCAAGAGCGCTCAATGTATGGGTTGTTTTTATGTAGAGTCGCCTGCCATGCGTATGCTTTTGAGAAAATTGGAAGTTGATAATTATTTAGGCTTGGTAGCTGCTAGCTCAATAATTAGGCCCGGAGTTGCAAAAAGCGGTATGATGCGTGAATATATTTTACGGCATCGCAATGAAGATAGGGCCAAAGAGAAAGGTCACCCCGTTATGTTGGATATTATGCCCGACACTTATGGAGTAATGGTGTATCAAGAAGATGTAATCAAAGTGGCCCACCACTTTGCCGATCTTGATTTGGGCGAGGCCGATATACTAAGACGTGGAATGAGCGGAAAGTTCCGTTCACGTGAAGAGTTTGAGAAAGTACGTTTGAAGTTCATAGATAATTGCCGAAAAAAGGGAGAGCCTGACAGTGTGATTTTTGAGGTATGGGAACAGATTGCCAGCTTTGCCGGTTATGCTTTTGCCAAAGGCCATTCGGCATCGTATGCGGTAGAAAGTTATCAGACACTTTTCTTACGGGCGTATTTTCCGTTGGAATATATGGTGGCCGTACTTAATAATGGTGGCGGATTTTATAGCGCAGAGTTTTATGTGCATGAGGCACGAATGTTAGGAGGCAACATACACGCGCCATGCATTAATAAAAGCCTGAATGCCAATGTAATCTATGGGAAAGATATTTATCTAGGCTTTGGTTATCTGCGTGAACTTGAGAACCGTATATCGGAACGTATTTTGAAAGAGAGGTCTTTGAACGGAAAATATGCCTCCCTTGAAGATTTTTTAGATCGGGTAAGCATTTCGATAGAGCAGGTAAGTATTCTTCTTCGTATCAATGCCTTTCGGTTTACGGGGGTGAACAAACACCAATTGTTATGGAAAGCGCATTTATTTCTCAATAAAAAAACCAAAATAGACCACCCCAAACTGTTTCTGCCCAAACATCAGAATTTTAAAATACCCCAGCTGAATACGACAGATTTAGAAATGGCCTTTACTGAATTAGAGTTGTTGGGGTTTTGCTTATGCAGTCCGTTTGAATTATTGGCCGAACCTCTCAAGAATAATCGTTGTGCCGATAATCTCGAACGTTTTTTAAACCACCATATCGATATCTACGGGTACTTGGTCACCGTAAAGAATACGAGTACCCATGATGGTAAGCGTATGCATTTTGCAACTTTGGTCGACCAACAGGGTAAGGTGTTCGATGGAGTATTATTTCCGCCAGTGGCGGCCAAGTTTAGTTTTAGGGGCAAAGGGGTCTATCGTTTTTACGGTAAGGTGGTAAGTGAATTCGGGTTTTTGAGCATAGAGGTAATCAAGATGCAAAAACAAGATTATATTCAAGACCCTCGATATGCCGATATAAAGACGAGTACAAAGGTTTTTTCTAAGAAAAAATAAATTTGGTTACGGGAATTTTTCAATAGTTATATTATACTAATTCCTATTGTAGAAGGAAAAGTATTTATATTTCCCGTTTTGGGAAAATTTTATTATTTTTGTGAAAAACTTATAGTAAATGAGAGTTTTTTCTAGAGGTACTTTAAGAGAATTTTGGAAAAAACATCAAGATGCTGAGCAACAGCTGAAAGCATGGTATGATATAATTTCAAAAAATGAATTCAAAAACACCAATGAGGTTAAGCAAATATTCGGTTCGGCAGATTACATAAGGGGTGGGATACTTATATTCAATATATGTGGTAATAAATATCGACTAATTGTAAAGGTCAATTATTCAAAGCATTTAATTTTTGTCCTGTTTATAGGAACACATAAAGAATATGACAAAATAGATATCGGAGATTTTTTAAAAAAATAAAATGGAAATCAATATTATAAAATCAAAGAAACAATATCATCAATATTTGAATAGAATGCTTGAAATATTCGATGCTAAAAAGGGTACGCCTGAAAGTGAAGAATTAGATCTTTTAGCACTTGTTATTGAAAAGTACGAAGAAGAAAAATTTCAGATTTCATCACCGGACCCCATAGAAGCGATAAGGTTTATAATGGAGCAAAACAATCTGAATGACGGTGATTTGGGTAAAATCTTGAAAAGCAGAAGTCATACATCAGAAATACTCAATAAAAAAAGAAAGTTGAATCTAAATCAGATAAGAATGCTGACGCAAGCATTTAATATACCAGCTGATATATTGATAAGAGATTATGAGCTTTCTTAACTATAAGGTTATACAATGCT
This window harbors:
- a CDS encoding DNA polymerase III alpha subunit; the encoded protein is MYLNCHTYYSLRYGTFSERELLSLAQENEVTKLVLTDINNTSGCLNFVRLASEYGVSPILGIDFRNGVEQCFIGIAKNNEGYLELNNFLSDHLHQKKQLPSVAPKFEHAYVVYPFEKTLLNEIVILNENEYIGISIADLRKLPFSKLAGLKHKLVVQQPVTFRNKNDFNAHRLLRAIDNNVLLSKLDRSEEASADQKMFSIPNLAKAFSEYTHILENTERLMNSCEIHYDFSTERRPQNLQRYLDTDKADEALLEKLCQEGLPYRYPNGGDGITERLNKEIHMIKKMGFVSYFLINWDIISEARRRGFFYVGRGSGANSIVAYLLRITDVDPIELDLYFERFINLYRANPPDFDIDFSHHDRPEMTKYIFERFENVALLGTYVTFKERGVIRELGKVFGLPKSEIDMLCEGRYDFNRLDDISRLVIKYGRLIMGMPNYLSIHAGGILISENPIHWFAATHLPPKGFPTTQFDMVIAEDVGLFKFDILGQRGLAKIRQTLDIISYNQPHKINTFDIHNISKFKTDRSVNALIKSAQCMGCFYVESPAMRMLLRKLEVDNYLGLVAASSIIRPGVAKSGMMREYILRHRNEDRAKEKGHPVMLDIMPDTYGVMVYQEDVIKVAHHFADLDLGEADILRRGMSGKFRSREEFEKVRLKFIDNCRKKGEPDSVIFEVWEQIASFAGYAFAKGHSASYAVESYQTLFLRAYFPLEYMVAVLNNGGGFYSAEFYVHEARMLGGNIHAPCINKSLNANVIYGKDIYLGFGYLRELENRISERILKERSLNGKYASLEDFLDRVSISIEQVSILLRINAFRFTGVNKHQLLWKAHLFLNKKTKIDHPKLFLPKHQNFKIPQLNTTDLEMAFTELELLGFCLCSPFELLAEPLKNNRCADNLERFLNHHIDIYGYLVTVKNTSTHDGKRMHFATLVDQQGKVFDGVLFPPVAAKFSFRGKGVYRFYGKVVSEFGFLSIEVIKMQKQDYIQDPRYADIKTSTKVFSKKK
- a CDS encoding mRNA interferase HigB: MRVFSRGTLREFWKKHQDAEQQLKAWYDIISKNEFKNTNEVKQIFGSADYIRGGILIFNICGNKYRLIVKVNYSKHLIFVLFIGTHKEYDKIDIGDFLKK
- a CDS encoding HTH-type transcriptional regulator/antitoxin HigA, whose amino-acid sequence is MEINIIKSKKQYHQYLNRMLEIFDAKKGTPESEELDLLALVIEKYEEEKFQISSPDPIEAIRFIMEQNNLNDGDLGKILKSRSHTSEILNKKRKLNLNQIRMLTQAFNIPADILIRDYELS